A genomic region of Bdellovibrionales bacterium contains the following coding sequences:
- a CDS encoding aminopeptidase P N-terminal domain-containing protein, producing MRRPVHDMRVFKERRERLAHKVEGGALIAPAAPEYIRNNDVHHPYRQDSNLFYLTGFEEPESVLVFRPGKKPESVLFVRDKDVLRETWEGFRYGPEGVTANFGIDQAYLIEDFEKECPKLLAEVERVYYTLFHDIEFDERVSRVILNLRDMRRRSGLGLLPISDAYPQIGEMRLIKSPYEIETMARACQISAEAHVEVMKYVRPGMNEREIQGRFVFEIMKRGAAREGYGTIVAGGANATTLHYVFNDQELREGDLMLVDAGGEYYFYTGDITRTYPVNGKFTETQRRIYQKVLGLQKELIEMVKPGLKFSKLQERTIEGLVEVMIDEKLLTGSKSEIIQTGSYRKYYPHGVSHWLGMDVHDSGMVEIGGESRQLESGMCFTVEPGIYIPRSDEKAPKELRGLGIRIEDNIAVTETGYRNLTHAALKEVDEMEEIIGSLSLD from the coding sequence ATGAGAAGGCCTGTTCATGATATGAGAGTCTTCAAGGAGAGAAGGGAACGCTTGGCCCACAAAGTTGAGGGAGGGGCGCTGATTGCGCCGGCAGCACCCGAATATATCCGTAATAACGATGTTCACCATCCTTACCGCCAAGACTCAAATTTGTTTTATTTGACTGGGTTTGAAGAGCCCGAATCAGTTTTGGTTTTTCGTCCAGGAAAGAAGCCCGAATCCGTATTGTTTGTTCGAGACAAAGATGTTCTGCGTGAGACATGGGAGGGGTTTCGCTATGGTCCTGAGGGAGTTACTGCAAATTTCGGAATCGATCAAGCCTATTTGATTGAAGATTTTGAAAAGGAATGTCCGAAACTTCTCGCCGAGGTTGAGAGAGTTTACTACACGCTCTTTCATGACATTGAGTTTGATGAGAGAGTCAGTCGAGTGATATTAAATCTGAGGGACATGAGACGGCGAAGTGGACTTGGACTCTTGCCAATATCAGACGCCTATCCACAGATAGGCGAAATGCGTCTCATAAAGTCCCCATATGAGATCGAAACCATGGCACGAGCTTGTCAGATTTCGGCTGAGGCTCACGTGGAAGTCATGAAATACGTTCGACCCGGGATGAATGAACGTGAAATTCAGGGTCGTTTTGTTTTTGAAATAATGAAGAGGGGTGCTGCACGAGAAGGTTACGGAACTATTGTTGCCGGAGGAGCTAATGCCACGACGCTTCACTACGTTTTTAACGACCAGGAACTGCGCGAAGGGGACTTAATGCTCGTTGACGCCGGAGGTGAATATTATTTCTACACGGGAGACATCACTCGCACTTATCCGGTTAACGGAAAATTTACAGAGACTCAAAGGAGAATCTACCAGAAGGTGTTAGGTCTACAAAAGGAATTGATAGAGATGGTAAAACCCGGTCTAAAGTTTTCAAAACTCCAAGAAAGAACAATTGAGGGACTGGTTGAAGTTATGATCGATGAAAAGCTTTTAACCGGATCAAAATCAGAGATCATCCAGACTGGTTCATACCGGAAATATTACCCTCATGGAGTGAGTCACTGGTTGGGGATGGACGTTCATGATTCGGGAATGGTCGAAATCGGTGGAGAATCGAGACAATTGGAGTCGGGAATGTGCTTTACCGTAGAGCCGGGAATATATATTCCTCGCAGCGATGAAAAGGCACCAAAGGAATTACGTGGATTGGGCATTCGAATCGAAGATAATATTGCTGTGACTGAGACAGGCTATCGAAATTTGACTCATGCAGCACTAAAAGAGGTAGATGAGATGGAAGAAATAATCGGCTCTCTCTCTTTGGACTGA